A single Methanolobus sp. ZRKC5 DNA region contains:
- a CDS encoding monomethylamine permease, producing the protein MVGVSETKYNAAFAKDTYLIVGAIALLIVVQGYVVFTILSAAGSAVSPAIRGIYVVFFVLVVGIETMGYWQVRHSIKQHMFDFKYYD; encoded by the coding sequence ACAAAATATAATGCAGCATTCGCAAAGGACACATATTTGATAGTAGGTGCAATAGCACTGTTGATAGTTGTGCAGGGTTATGTAGTCTTTACTATACTATCCGCAGCAGGTTCAGCGGTCTCTCCTGCAATCAGAGGAATCTATGTTGTGTTCTTTGTACTGGTAGTGGGAATTGAAACAATGGGTTACTGGCAGGTACGTCACTCAATTAAGCAACACATGTTCGATTTCAAATACTATGACTGA